The DNA sequence GAATGATTCTGTAAAAACTGCTCCGCCGAGCCATCTTCAAGCGACTGAGCTGAAGAGGAAGCAAGGACCTTCTTCAAAGGAGGTAAGTTGAAAGAGTTTGGGTATCTAAGGCTGCGTGTGGAGAAATTCAAAAGTCTGATTTTGGGAAATGAACAAGTCGAAGACGACGAATCAGAGTAGGCGTTGGAATTGGAAGAAAATGAGGATGTGGAAGAGAGTATCGAAAGTGAAGCCAAGGCCATACTTGTCTTgccttgagagagagagaattggtTTGGGAATTTCCCTGGATAAATTGCGGCTTCTTCTACGACGAAGAATTTTGAGCAACCTTAGCCCCAGCTTAAGGCGCTGGTTCTGGTTATTTCGGTTAAGCCTGCCGGATGCAATTTTACAAccactatttttctttctttctttttattttttatttttttaatttttggattgttttttctatttaattttgcaGATATTTTTCGCCTTCTTTTATTTCATGTCTTGGACTCGTGGCAAATAATTCATGTCTTGGACTCTTGGCAAATAATTCCATGCAAACTTTATTTGACTTGCACGCAAAGGTCGTTAATGCTTTGAAGATTTATGGAACTTTCAACTATTGGTAAGATAATTGTGATGAATCTTGGTCATCATTCACATGGACATATTTATTAACGCCAAAGTCCAAAATTTCTAGTGTTTCATAATTTATAGTCAATTTAATTGGTACCACCATtcattaaaaatgataaaaaataaaaatttaaaaacaaaggagagagagagaaaaaaaaaaaaaaaaacccaaataaagATTGTTAacggagaaaaatatatatccatTACATCAATAATAGAAAAGAAATCAAGATGTGATTggtaataacaattaaattaaattacataCAAAGAATATCCAAAAATAGGTGTGCAAATTATCAAATCCATTGCAACTCAACTTCTGAATCTCTCCAGTAGTAATCCTTCATGAATTCATGTGAAGAAAAGAAcctatatgaataaataatccCTTCTATTGAATTTTGATGAACTCCCTACCACACTGCCAAAGAATGAGGTCTCCCTTGCTTAAAATATGAAAGCTGAAAAACGTCTCATTGTGATAACAGCCGAAGCCCCATTTCCAAATCTTCTAGGGTAATAGTACGTAATTCATCCGTGTCTATACAGTCAAATGTGAGCCTAAGATCCAAATTCTCTCTGGCATTTACTAGCGTTGTATCCACTATACCTCCATTCATCTCCCTTCgctgtatttctgttgtttctCTTTCTATAAGTTTTGCAACAGCTTCTATACTGCAAGAAGCATGCAACTTAAATCCATACAACAAACTATCCTCGTCTTGATTATCCATCTTTATATGGAGAATTGTGGCTAGTTCTTCCGAACTGAAGTCATTGAAATGGAAAAACTTAGTCACCCGTCTGCAGAAACCTTCGTTGGATGCAATTACACGTTTCATTGGTTCGCTATATCCAGCAAAAATGACCACTACTTTTCCACTGTCCATCACAGACATGATCTCTTCTAGTGCTTCTAAACCATAGTCCTTATCATCTGCCTTCTGCATGGGTATTAGTCGATAAgcttcatcaacaaataaaattccTCCCTCTGCTTCTTTTATCTGTGCACAATATTATTGTTGATTAGAATCTTGAAGTAAGATAGTAATTACTCCACcaagataaatataaattaaaaaattaaaaaatagaaagctCAAGGCTGCACCTTCCTCCTAGTTTTTGGCCCAGTGTGCCCAACAAATTCCCCAACCAAATCAGTCCGCTGTACTTCTGTTACCCTGTCAGTGGGTAGAATTCCCACCATATGGAGTAATCGTCCAAATATTCGAGCTACCATGGTCTTTCCTGTTGAATAAAGTAACGATGAACTCAATTTTCTACTAACCAAACAAGATACAGATAgcttctctttaatctcccctgTTTAATAGCTAAGTTACTATTATAGTTATCGAATGGAAGtttcaaaaaacataaaacagaaAGAAATCCATAATTTTGCTACCATTAGAAAGGAACCAGTTAGTAAAACAATCAGAAAACCACTTGCCTGTTCCAGGATTTCCAAGGAATGCCATATGAGGTGGTCTTCTGGTGCCTACTTTCAGCCCCAGGGCCCTACGCCTCTCATCCAAAAGCATCCCCTTGGCCCATTTCCTTAGCTGTATCTTGAGCTCATTCAAACCCACTATATTAGATAATTCATTTTCAAGCTCATCCATCTTAGCTTGAGTTTCACTGCATGCTTCGATTGCTCTTCTCTTTCTATGCTCTTCGAGGGCCTTGTTTAATAGGTCACGCAACTTTGCACTTCCAGGACCATTTGAAAGATGATTTAGAGGAGTCATGCCCTCCTGCAATTTAACAGTTACACCAACTATTACAACTTATTTAAGGTAGTCTATctgagttaataaaaatatcctaaAAAGAAGCAACCCACAGACATTGTCCTTAGCACTGCAATCAGCATTGTTATCAAGCAATGTTTTGACAGTTAAGCAATCTTCAGCGTGGAGTGAGTACCAAACAGCAAGATGTAATGGTGTCATCCCATTCTGCACAGATAGAAGCAAACAGTATGATTTAAACTGGCATATTCACACCCCTGTCAAAAAAACCTTAAATTTAATCCATGAAGGATACTTAAGTAGCAAAAGAGTACATTTGCTTTGGCTTCAACAAAAGCACCGTGTACAAGAAGTAACCGAGCAGCATCACTGCAACCATTCTTTGCTGCCATGTGCAGTGGAGTTTCTCCATACTGCCAAGCTCAACATTGACACCCAATAAGAAACAATCACAATAAAGTTAACAAGCAGGAGAATTCATAAAACATATAATGTAAATCCCTAGTGTTtcatatgataataattatgaagtggaaataataaatgcaATACCAACCATGTTCTTGGCTTCCAATTCAACCTTCTCAGGCCCAGGCCAATCAAGAAGAAATTTAACTATCTCAGCCCTGTTGTAACCGGCAGATATGTGAAGTGGAGTTTGTACCATCTGTGTTTAAGGTAAGAGAGCAAATTCGATGAGTAAAAAAGTTGTAAGAATATGCACACTGGGACATGAAATGTCTTCATATT is a window from the Ziziphus jujuba cultivar Dongzao chromosome 11, ASM3175591v1 genome containing:
- the LOC107431824 gene encoding uncharacterized protein LOC107431824; translated protein: MQKSQDKRSRSAKPTTIHGFAQSGDLLGFQKLLRDNPSLINERNPVMVQTPLHISAGYNRAEIVKFLLDWPGPEKVELEAKNMYGETPLHMAAKNGCSDAARLLLVHGAFVEAKANNGMTPLHLAVWYSLHAEDCLTVKTLLDNNADCSAKDNEGMTPLNHLSNGPGSAKLRDLLNKALEEHRKRRAIEACSETQAKMDELENELSNIVGLNELKIQLRKWAKGMLLDERRRALGLKVGTRRPPHMAFLGNPGTGKTMVARIFGRLLHMVGILPTDRVTEVQRTDLVGEFVGHTGPKTRRKIKEAEGGILFVDEAYRLIPMQKADDKDYGLEALEEIMSVMDSGKVVVIFAGYSEPMKRVIASNEGFCRRVTKFFHFNDFSSEELATILHIKMDNQDEDSLLYGFKLHASCSIEAVAKLIERETTEIQRREMNGGIVDTTLVNARENLDLRLTFDCIDTDELRTITLEDLEMGLRLLSQ